One genomic window of Luteitalea pratensis includes the following:
- a CDS encoding ABC transporter permease has translation MNDLREMVAEQVQYRELLYQMTKRDLLLRYKQTVMGFGWAVFMPLVNTAVFSVIFTRVAPIDVGMPYPLFAFAGLVTWNFFASSLKFAVTSLTSNTGLVTKVYFPREIFPVSAVLVSVVDFAVASLVLVGLMTYYRVGVHWTLLMLPVVLLVHLVFTTAVALLISMGNLFYRDVKYLFEIVLTVWMFTTAVLYPTQLVGGQLGWLMQWNPMTPIIEGYRDILIRGVMPGAPFAVVALGSVVFLLWAWLSFHRAEFQFAENI, from the coding sequence ATGAACGACTTGCGTGAGATGGTGGCCGAGCAGGTGCAGTATCGCGAGCTGCTCTACCAGATGACGAAGCGGGACCTGCTCCTGCGCTACAAGCAAACGGTGATGGGCTTTGGCTGGGCGGTGTTCATGCCACTGGTGAACACCGCGGTGTTCTCCGTAATCTTCACGCGTGTCGCGCCGATCGACGTCGGCATGCCTTACCCGCTCTTCGCATTCGCGGGCCTGGTGACGTGGAACTTCTTCGCGTCCTCGCTCAAGTTCGCGGTCACGTCGCTGACCAGTAACACGGGGCTCGTCACGAAGGTGTACTTTCCGCGAGAGATCTTCCCCGTCTCGGCCGTGCTCGTCAGCGTGGTCGATTTTGCGGTCGCGAGTCTCGTCCTCGTCGGACTGATGACGTACTACCGCGTCGGTGTCCACTGGACGCTCTTGATGTTGCCGGTCGTGCTGCTAGTGCACCTCGTGTTCACGACGGCTGTGGCTCTGCTCATTTCGATGGGCAATCTCTTCTACAGAGATGTGAAGTATCTGTTCGAGATCGTCCTCACCGTGTGGATGTTCACGACAGCCGTGCTGTACCCGACGCAACTGGTCGGCGGGCAGTTGGGATGGCTGATGCAGTGGAACCCGATGACGCCGATCATCGAGGGCTACAGAGACATCCTGATTCGCGGCGTCATGCCAGGGGCCCCATTCGCTGTCGTGGCGCTAGGCTCGGTCGTCTTCCTGCTATGGGCGTGGCTGTCGTTTCATCGTGCCGAATTCCAGTTTGCGGAGAACATCTAG
- a CDS encoding ABC transporter ATP-binding protein, which yields MGDEPIISFDGVWKKFRKGERHDSLRDLIPAVLGRTVKKAVSELKEQEFWAVRDVSFAVRRGQALGIIGHNGAGKSTTLKLLTKILRPTRGTCEVRGRAGALIEVAAGFHPDLTGRENIFLQGAIMGMKRNQIAGRIDEIIEFAEVSAFIDTPVKRYSSGMNARLGFAIAAHLDPDALIIDEVLSVGDMAFQEKCVERMKQFKRSGVAIAFVSHNLPAVADLCDQTVVLNAGTPVFAGQTAECIEYYLEHGGRPARAQVGDAMAVTQITLCTPDGTAARVVAPMTPLTFVVDLTVTRDLSAVSYGFVVYDAGTGLRVAAANSASIGLPPEDLSSGQTKRVRVSFDANLAKGQYLIEFHAATAATMTFHATVFPAATLRVEESVSPYGVAYLHFRGAEASVV from the coding sequence GTGGGCGACGAGCCGATCATCAGCTTCGACGGCGTCTGGAAGAAGTTTCGCAAGGGTGAACGCCACGACAGCCTGCGCGATCTGATCCCGGCGGTACTTGGGCGCACGGTGAAGAAGGCGGTCAGCGAATTGAAGGAGCAGGAGTTCTGGGCCGTGCGCGATGTCTCCTTTGCCGTGCGACGAGGTCAAGCCCTCGGCATCATTGGACACAACGGCGCCGGCAAGAGCACGACGCTAAAGCTGCTCACGAAGATTCTGCGACCCACACGGGGAACGTGCGAGGTGCGCGGTCGTGCTGGTGCCCTCATCGAGGTCGCCGCCGGGTTTCACCCGGATCTCACCGGACGGGAGAACATCTTCCTGCAAGGGGCGATCATGGGCATGAAGCGAAACCAGATCGCGGGGCGGATTGACGAGATTATCGAGTTCGCGGAGGTGAGCGCGTTCATTGATACGCCCGTCAAGCGCTACTCGTCTGGAATGAACGCCCGACTCGGGTTCGCAATCGCCGCCCACCTCGATCCCGATGCCCTGATCATCGACGAGGTCTTGAGCGTTGGCGACATGGCGTTCCAGGAGAAGTGCGTGGAGCGCATGAAGCAGTTCAAGCGATCTGGCGTCGCGATTGCGTTCGTGTCGCATAACCTGCCGGCGGTCGCGGATCTCTGCGACCAGACTGTCGTTCTCAACGCGGGCACACCCGTGTTCGCGGGGCAGACGGCCGAGTGTATCGAGTACTACCTCGAGCACGGGGGGCGGCCCGCTCGCGCCCAGGTCGGGGATGCCATGGCGGTGACGCAGATAACGCTCTGTACGCCCGATGGGACTGCCGCACGGGTCGTGGCACCGATGACGCCATTGACGTTTGTCGTCGATCTCACAGTGACGCGGGATCTGTCGGCCGTGTCGTACGGGTTTGTCGTCTACGACGCCGGCACGGGCCTGCGGGTGGCAGCTGCCAACTCTGCGTCAATCGGGTTGCCACCAGAGGATCTGTCGAGCGGACAAACCAAGCGGGTGCGGGTTTCATTCGATGCAAATCTGGCCAAGGGGCAGTACTTGATCGAGTTCCATGCCGCGACGGCGGCGACCATGACCTTTCACGCCACGGTGTTCCCCGCAGCGACGCTGCGCGTCGAGGAAAGCGTGAGTCCTTATGGCGTGGCGTACCTGCATTTCCGAGGTGCGGAGGCCAGTGTTGTCTGA
- a CDS encoding class I SAM-dependent methyltransferase gives MSEEPVSAATKADVKYTDLQDDRDESHWKVLGRVSSGERVLEVGASTGYMTEALMARGCDVVALEPNADAVALAHARGVPVRCAFLGDIKDGLGRFDVVLLVDVIEHVPDAPAMLRDCLDVLGPGGRIIVSVPNIAHWSTRWSLLRGHFDYTRTGLLDDTHVRFYTARSLEALCALVGLEVSERDTTLGLFTYGAVPPWLNRVVNVSWHRRRLVRALARRRPALFGFQNVWVLRPLDA, from the coding sequence TTGTCTGAGGAGCCGGTCTCGGCCGCCACGAAGGCTGACGTCAAGTATACCGACCTGCAGGACGATAGGGACGAATCGCACTGGAAGGTGCTGGGGCGCGTGTCGAGTGGCGAACGCGTGCTCGAAGTCGGCGCATCCACCGGATACATGACCGAGGCGCTGATGGCTCGCGGATGTGACGTTGTCGCCCTCGAGCCGAACGCCGACGCGGTTGCGCTCGCGCATGCCCGAGGCGTTCCCGTGCGTTGCGCGTTTCTCGGCGACATCAAGGATGGCCTCGGTCGGTTCGACGTCGTACTGCTGGTCGATGTCATCGAACACGTGCCAGACGCTCCAGCGATGTTGCGAGACTGCCTGGACGTGCTCGGGCCAGGGGGGCGGATCATCGTCTCCGTGCCCAACATTGCGCATTGGTCCACACGCTGGAGCCTGCTGAGAGGGCACTTCGACTACACCAGGACGGGCCTGCTCGACGACACGCACGTCCGGTTCTACACGGCCAGGTCCCTCGAGGCGCTCTGCGCGCTGGTTGGTCTCGAAGTGAGCGAGCGCGACACCACCTTGGGCCTGTTCACATATGGTGCGGTGCCGCCCTGGCTGAATCGCGTGGTCAACGTGTCCTGGCATCGACGCAGGCTGGTGCGTGCGTTGGCTCGCCGCCGGCCGGCGCTGTTCGGCTTCCAGAACGTTTGGGTTCTGCGCCCGCTCGACGCTTGA
- a CDS encoding glycoside hydrolase family 99-like domain-containing protein: MTALDDRLNSAEPAPAPVDPSAAARVIAYYLPQYHPIPENDAWWGRGFTEWTNVTKARRRFPGHYQPRLAGELGYYDLRVPEVRAQQAELAREHGVEAFCYYHYWFGTSELLQRPLAEVVASGQPGLSFCVCWANETWTGIWHGNPRQTLIEQTYPGDGDHRRHFESLRPAFEDRRYLRVDGKPVFVVYKPNQVPDAARVCDLWREMAVMAGLGGLHLVGVKNSLEGAPLPPGFDAVVAQALPPVARRFRQAPSPKSLARSVLRRLGVPTVYRYDRVAPGFVSDVLPDSWYPCMIPNWDNSARSGADGLVLHGSTPELFGAQVRRTVAAVAGRHPDKRLVFVKSWNEWAEGNYLEPDQRFGRRYLEALRDEIRPGAAHSRGPSAWPAHGR; this comes from the coding sequence GTGACCGCCCTCGACGACCGTCTCAACTCGGCAGAACCTGCGCCCGCACCGGTCGACCCCTCGGCTGCTGCGCGCGTGATCGCGTACTACCTGCCGCAGTACCACCCCATTCCGGAGAACGATGCCTGGTGGGGCAGGGGATTCACGGAGTGGACAAACGTCACGAAGGCCAGACGACGATTCCCGGGCCACTACCAGCCCAGGTTGGCCGGAGAATTGGGGTATTACGATCTGCGTGTCCCCGAAGTGCGTGCGCAGCAGGCGGAGCTGGCCCGCGAGCATGGCGTTGAGGCGTTCTGTTATTACCACTACTGGTTCGGCACCTCGGAGCTTCTGCAGCGGCCGCTCGCGGAGGTCGTGGCGTCGGGGCAGCCCGGTCTTTCGTTCTGCGTGTGTTGGGCGAACGAGACGTGGACCGGCATCTGGCATGGCAACCCTCGTCAAACGCTGATCGAGCAGACCTATCCTGGCGATGGCGACCATCGACGGCACTTCGAGTCGCTGCGTCCGGCCTTCGAAGATCGCCGTTACCTGCGCGTCGATGGCAAGCCGGTCTTTGTCGTTTACAAGCCGAATCAGGTTCCCGACGCCGCGCGTGTGTGTGACTTGTGGCGCGAGATGGCCGTCATGGCAGGACTTGGTGGTCTCCACCTGGTTGGCGTCAAGAATTCGCTCGAGGGCGCCCCTTTGCCCCCCGGGTTCGATGCAGTCGTGGCGCAGGCTCTTCCGCCGGTGGCACGCCGTTTCAGGCAGGCACCGTCGCCAAAATCGTTGGCACGCTCGGTTCTTCGGAGGCTGGGAGTGCCCACGGTCTACCGCTACGACCGGGTGGCGCCAGGCTTCGTATCCGATGTGTTGCCCGACTCGTGGTACCCGTGCATGATTCCCAACTGGGACAACTCTGCGCGTAGCGGTGCGGATGGCCTGGTTCTGCACGGCTCCACGCCGGAGTTGTTCGGGGCCCAGGTGAGAAGGACCGTCGCCGCTGTAGCCGGGCGGCATCCCGACAAGCGGCTCGTCTTCGTCAAGTCGTGGAATGAATGGGCCGAGGGCAACTACCTGGAACCCGACCAGCGTTTCGGGCGGCGTTACCTCGAGGCGCTCCGGGACGAGATCCGTCCAGGGGCCGCCCACAGCCGCGGACCGAGCGCTTGGCCCGCCCACGGGCGGTAG
- a CDS encoding glycosyltransferase family 2 protein codes for MRPDVSVVIPTRNSQATIEKAIACVQAQSDCTVECIVVDDSTDATRSVAADAGARVIPGRGQGVSAARNLGTASARGWYIAYLDADDSWAPMKLAMQLRLIQAERDLAMVGTQFEIAGDLGGTRQLQVEDASLRGLSPVEFLASPRLPASVFLVRSDVARVVRFPDGVSDGEDTIYAAEMRTHGLIGCVEQVLMTRHLRPGSLSHSPGHVSKNFLARLAYLRHHWEGLGATDYASAERVLVHTQVEDAWAYYWRGDFENFRLQRRELRESWPVDIPVPTGLTKRTWPDLMVRLRRHVLQGRS; via the coding sequence ATGAGACCCGATGTCTCGGTAGTCATTCCGACACGTAACTCCCAGGCCACGATAGAGAAGGCCATTGCGTGCGTGCAGGCGCAGTCGGACTGCACCGTCGAATGCATCGTCGTTGACGATTCGACCGATGCCACTCGCAGCGTCGCGGCCGATGCGGGCGCGCGCGTGATTCCCGGGCGTGGGCAGGGCGTGAGCGCGGCGAGGAATCTCGGCACGGCCAGCGCTCGCGGCTGGTACATCGCCTACCTCGATGCCGACGATAGCTGGGCGCCGATGAAGCTCGCGATGCAGTTGCGGTTGATCCAGGCCGAACGCGACCTCGCCATGGTGGGCACGCAGTTCGAAATCGCCGGTGACCTTGGCGGCACGCGCCAACTGCAGGTGGAGGATGCCTCCCTGCGAGGATTGTCACCCGTGGAATTTCTCGCCTCACCACGCCTGCCCGCGTCTGTGTTTCTCGTGCGAAGCGACGTGGCCCGGGTCGTCCGCTTTCCCGACGGCGTATCCGACGGCGAAGACACGATCTACGCGGCGGAGATGCGAACGCATGGCCTCATCGGCTGCGTCGAACAGGTACTCATGACACGACACCTCAGGCCAGGCTCTCTGTCGCACTCGCCAGGACATGTCTCCAAGAACTTCCTCGCGCGCCTCGCATACCTGCGGCACCACTGGGAGGGCCTGGGCGCAACAGATTACGCCAGCGCGGAACGTGTGCTCGTGCATACGCAAGTAGAGGACGCCTGGGCGTACTACTGGCGTGGCGACTTCGAGAACTTCCGCCTGCAACGCCGCGAGCTACGCGAGTCGTGGCCGGTGGACATCCCGGTACCAACCGGCTTGACCAAGCGCACGTGGCCGGACCTGATGGTCCGGTTGCGCCGGCACGTGCTGCAGGGACGTTCGTAG
- a CDS encoding class I SAM-dependent methyltransferase yields the protein MRTKDIECRLCGAAAAFRFSRRAADGDEVGCYECGRCRSLQTEFPYWLEQEYARASSNDETPDLDTWAAERTLYHRMVVYFLWKLAGLSKASDKLVDWGGGPGLLARMLRDVGIDAYSYDKYIKNHFASGFSRREGERYNFVTAFEVFEHFAEPRTDIEPIFALQPSSLLISTCVYTNQGPDWPYLGPAKSQHIFFYSADALQLIGRRFGYEVIRLPHEVTLFAREPIARERLALVKLLLANDRLAEVVFASKRKWSLAASDNLAILRLLDQAGADAE from the coding sequence ATGCGAACCAAAGACATCGAATGCCGCCTGTGCGGTGCAGCCGCCGCGTTCCGGTTCTCCAGGCGTGCGGCCGACGGAGACGAGGTGGGCTGCTACGAGTGCGGTCGTTGCAGGTCGCTCCAGACCGAGTTTCCGTACTGGCTGGAGCAAGAATACGCACGCGCTTCTTCAAACGACGAGACGCCCGATCTCGACACATGGGCCGCGGAGCGGACGCTGTACCACCGCATGGTGGTGTACTTCCTCTGGAAGCTGGCTGGTCTTTCGAAGGCCAGCGACAAGCTCGTCGATTGGGGAGGCGGCCCGGGTCTGTTGGCCCGGATGCTTCGCGACGTCGGCATTGATGCCTACAGCTACGACAAGTACATCAAGAATCACTTCGCGTCCGGGTTCAGTCGACGGGAAGGCGAGCGCTACAACTTCGTGACCGCATTCGAGGTGTTCGAACATTTCGCGGAGCCGCGAACCGACATCGAGCCGATCTTTGCCCTGCAGCCCTCCTCCCTGCTCATCTCCACGTGTGTCTACACGAACCAGGGACCAGACTGGCCCTATCTCGGGCCGGCAAAGAGTCAGCACATCTTCTTCTATTCTGCGGACGCCCTCCAATTGATTGGCCGCCGCTTCGGCTACGAGGTCATCCGACTTCCGCACGAGGTGACGCTGTTTGCGCGCGAGCCGATCGCCAGGGAGCGTCTGGCGCTGGTCAAGCTGCTGCTCGCAAACGATCGACTTGCCGAGGTTGTCTTTGCCTCGAAGCGGAAGTGGTCACTTGCGGCCAGCGATAATCTGGCCATTCTCCGCTTGCTCGACCAAGCCGGTGCTGACGCAGAGTGA
- a CDS encoding glycosyltransferase family 4 protein, with product MPPPVPVVLISEMFPPKVGGTAVLYDNLYRRLGLPVTVVTEPLAGQPPGYAYVHATIGSTLRGVREPGALSQHIRLARALRRLRPAVVHCGRLLPEGIPAMLAAATARLPFMPWVHGEEINSALQSREHTLLLRLVLRRARLLVASSGNGRAVLETLGVHRDKVRVVYPGVEAFRFATARPIRRADGPIILTVGRLQRRKGHDLILQALPDVLRRHPSLHHVIVGEGEERPRLEALARELGIAASVTFVGEVPQNELPGYFAGCDVFVMPNRVDNGDFEGFGIVFLEAAAAGRPVIGGRSGGVPEAVEEGQTGLLVGGTDAAELARGLDVLLSDEQRRRRMGEAGRLRVEQRFTWEASAAGLRAAHLEAAGAQV from the coding sequence ATGCCGCCTCCAGTCCCTGTCGTGCTGATCTCCGAGATGTTCCCTCCGAAAGTGGGGGGGACGGCGGTGCTGTACGACAACCTGTATCGTCGCTTGGGGCTCCCGGTCACCGTCGTGACCGAACCACTGGCCGGGCAGCCTCCCGGCTACGCATATGTGCACGCCACGATAGGGTCGACGCTGCGCGGCGTGCGCGAGCCGGGCGCACTGAGTCAGCACATTCGGTTGGCTCGAGCCTTGCGCCGGCTTCGACCCGCCGTCGTGCACTGTGGCCGCTTGCTGCCCGAGGGCATTCCCGCGATGCTCGCAGCGGCAACCGCGCGTCTCCCATTCATGCCCTGGGTGCATGGCGAGGAAATCAACTCCGCGCTGCAATCCCGAGAACACACCCTCCTGCTACGCCTCGTCCTGCGGCGTGCCCGGTTGCTCGTTGCAAGTTCCGGCAACGGCCGGGCGGTACTCGAGACGCTCGGTGTGCACCGCGACAAGGTGCGCGTCGTCTACCCCGGCGTCGAGGCGTTCAGGTTTGCGACCGCGAGGCCGATTCGCCGAGCCGACGGTCCCATCATCCTGACCGTGGGGCGACTTCAGCGTCGCAAGGGGCACGATTTGATTTTGCAGGCGCTACCCGACGTCCTCAGGCGTCACCCTTCCCTGCACCATGTCATCGTCGGCGAAGGAGAGGAGCGGCCGCGGCTCGAGGCGCTGGCCAGGGAACTCGGCATCGCGGCCAGCGTCACGTTCGTCGGCGAGGTGCCGCAGAACGAACTGCCGGGCTACTTCGCGGGGTGTGATGTCTTCGTCATGCCCAACCGGGTGGACAACGGCGACTTCGAGGGATTCGGCATCGTGTTCCTCGAGGCCGCGGCCGCCGGGCGGCCGGTGATCGGCGGACGGTCGGGTGGCGTCCCTGAAGCAGTCGAGGAGGGGCAAACCGGACTGCTGGTCGGCGGGACTGACGCAGCGGAACTGGCCAGGGGACTGGATGTGCTGCTCTCCGACGAGCAGCGGCGCCGTCGGATGGGCGAGGCCGGTCGATTGAGAGTGGAGCAGCGGTTCACCTGGGAAGCCTCCGCCGCAGGCTTGCGCGCAGCACATCTGGAAGCGGCGGGAGCGCAGGTGTGA
- a CDS encoding glycosyltransferase family 4 protein: protein MAHGIPWFVAPSGGSRAVRGRAGTYRNAVELATAAWHVAAIHAEAVTCYPPVGLIGGLLRVPRICHVQFPPAPGELEWALRYGAEAVVTVYEHQAREIRGHVPAHIPVIPIPNGIDVEHYAAPDPSPEATAALREGASHTAVLVGHVSEVKGYPTYLRAAKLVLERFPQALFLCAGGETVGVGYTDRMRHLAAELGVSPRVRFLGPLPDVRVALRAADLFVLPSEQEGLPLAALEAMSCGRAVISTPVNGVPEAVQAGVTGLLVPPRDAEALAAAIVTLFTDASRRAEMGRQGVRRVRERFGVQRVQQRLNSLYRELTDAKAATAGGKTPC from the coding sequence ATGGCACATGGCATTCCCTGGTTCGTCGCGCCGTCCGGCGGTAGTCGCGCTGTGCGCGGCCGGGCGGGGACGTATCGCAATGCCGTCGAACTGGCGACCGCCGCGTGGCACGTCGCCGCAATCCATGCCGAGGCGGTGACCTGCTACCCCCCCGTCGGCCTGATCGGCGGCCTGCTCCGTGTGCCGAGGATCTGTCACGTTCAGTTCCCGCCGGCGCCCGGCGAACTCGAGTGGGCGCTGCGGTACGGAGCCGAGGCCGTGGTCACCGTGTACGAACACCAGGCTCGCGAAATTCGCGGGCACGTGCCAGCCCACATTCCGGTCATTCCCATTCCCAATGGCATCGACGTGGAGCATTACGCCGCGCCGGACCCGTCACCCGAGGCGACGGCGGCGTTGCGTGAGGGAGCATCGCATACCGCCGTGCTCGTCGGGCACGTCAGCGAAGTCAAGGGCTATCCCACGTACCTTCGTGCCGCGAAGCTGGTACTCGAGCGCTTCCCCCAGGCCCTGTTCCTGTGCGCTGGAGGCGAGACTGTCGGCGTCGGCTACACCGATCGCATGCGACATCTCGCAGCGGAGCTGGGCGTCTCGCCGCGAGTCCGCTTCCTGGGCCCGCTGCCCGATGTGCGCGTCGCGCTACGCGCTGCGGACTTGTTCGTATTGCCGTCGGAGCAAGAGGGACTTCCCCTGGCGGCCCTCGAAGCGATGAGTTGCGGGAGGGCGGTGATTTCCACGCCAGTCAACGGTGTGCCCGAGGCGGTCCAGGCTGGAGTGACCGGCCTACTGGTACCGCCCCGTGATGCCGAAGCGCTCGCCGCGGCAATTGTCACGCTATTCACTGATGCGTCACGCCGCGCCGAGATGGGCCGCCAGGGGGTGCGCCGGGTACGCGAGCGTTTCGGCGTCCAACGCGTCCAGCAAAGACTCAACAGCCTGTATCGTGAGCTCACCGACGCCAAAGCAGCGACGGCTGGCGGGAAAACGCCATGCTGA
- a CDS encoding putative O-glycosylation ligase, exosortase A system-associated, which translates to MLRSIFVAAIIAIGVVSSFRGPFYALLFYLWFAYFRPEGWLHTNWVSGLRLSLIAGILALVMAVVRPDDLKPRLNLGVCLLLVALVQTFASTLNSVAPDWSMVWWLEFAKLIIIGLLITAAVNTPQRLRIAVFVIVLSLGFEAVKQGWVQLLRNPGGSNANEHFVLGDNNGVALGMFMLAPLAGALVATSRGLERRWHQMFLGGLVLRGLSTYSRGGFLTAIAVAIFSTARARHRFRMLLAAAVLTGIFLALMPQRFWDRMETITASEQERDSSTSGRLHFWQLAITMAAEHPLTGVGFNAYSRAYDDYDTSGGLYGRSRAVHSTWFGMLAENGYPGALVFLCLLIVAFLNTRAAIRYARGTADGTVIQALGRGLQGSLIAFVVGGSFVNGMYMELIWHIFCLSTALRQVALEMPPSDAGMSAAQEPAATSEGQWA; encoded by the coding sequence ATGCTGAGAAGCATCTTCGTGGCGGCCATCATCGCGATTGGCGTCGTCTCGAGCTTTCGCGGTCCGTTCTACGCGCTGCTGTTCTACCTCTGGTTCGCATACTTCAGACCGGAGGGGTGGCTTCACACCAACTGGGTCAGCGGGCTTCGTCTCTCGCTGATCGCCGGCATTCTCGCGTTGGTGATGGCGGTCGTGCGCCCAGACGACCTCAAGCCCCGGTTGAACCTGGGGGTCTGCCTGCTCCTTGTCGCCCTGGTGCAGACCTTCGCGTCAACGCTGAATAGTGTCGCACCCGACTGGTCGATGGTCTGGTGGCTGGAATTTGCGAAACTCATCATTATCGGTCTGCTGATCACCGCGGCAGTGAACACGCCACAACGACTGCGGATCGCGGTTTTCGTCATCGTCTTGTCTCTTGGTTTCGAGGCCGTCAAGCAGGGGTGGGTACAGTTGCTGCGGAACCCCGGCGGGTCCAACGCGAACGAACACTTCGTCCTCGGCGACAACAACGGAGTCGCACTTGGCATGTTCATGTTGGCTCCGCTGGCCGGGGCACTTGTCGCGACCTCGAGAGGCCTGGAGCGACGGTGGCATCAGATGTTCCTTGGCGGGCTGGTCCTCAGAGGACTGTCGACCTATTCCAGAGGCGGATTTCTGACGGCCATCGCCGTCGCCATTTTCTCGACTGCTCGGGCGCGGCATCGCTTCCGAATGCTGCTGGCCGCCGCTGTTCTGACGGGCATCTTCCTGGCCCTCATGCCCCAAAGGTTCTGGGACCGCATGGAGACCATTACCGCTTCCGAACAGGAGCGGGATTCCTCAACGTCGGGGCGGCTGCATTTCTGGCAACTGGCCATCACCATGGCCGCAGAGCACCCGCTGACAGGCGTGGGATTCAACGCCTACTCGCGCGCCTATGACGATTACGACACTTCGGGGGGACTGTACGGCCGCAGCAGAGCGGTGCACAGCACGTGGTTCGGCATGCTCGCGGAAAATGGCTACCCCGGAGCCTTAGTCTTTCTGTGCTTGCTCATCGTCGCATTCCTTAACACGCGAGCGGCGATCCGATATGCACGAGGGACGGCAGATGGCACTGTCATCCAAGCCCTGGGCCGAGGACTCCAGGGCAGTCTGATCGCATTCGTGGTTGGCGGCAGCTTCGTGAATGGGATGTACATGGAGCTCATCTGGCACATCTTCTGCCTCTCTACCGCGCTGCGACAGGTGGCCTTGGAGATGCCGCCATCAGATGCTGGCATGAGTGCGGCGCAGGAACCGGCAGCAACTTCAGAAGGACAGTGGGCGTAG
- a CDS encoding twin-arginine translocation signal domain-containing protein yields the protein MHDISDLLNMPSRRKFLTTASGLAAAALAAPVGAQPSNPLNLRTDPPLVSASDFRYLGMFSVGADIIGVTRWGYSGAAMTGRVVNGETRLLLTGSHQCPPDFLTGDHVYEISPPATFSMNHLAPTHATFVRRWGNIYAGGLPVVDTNGRRVRGLLWDPTMNGVWYAYGAVYNVSGWNDPSLGCAVFNDQTGTASSFGNWRTQAGSKMSGGYMLDIPKGFADKYCGGYTIGMGAGTTSGNATAPWGPVLFPGERISDYTTRPPDIVQTASAGPGGPSPKYSVRARTALKHDIDHRKSRPGPYRYCGWGRTPGSNIPGNPAYECSNGFWDQPGNNLWYLDGCFAAAWIDLPDKHGVCFFANLDWPTTKQPIVHQWYGAKQCCHGHLDIRHDPNTPGDGSSGQRLMWLVYHQNDLANSLSGRTNPWDVPHRTQIDVYNDFFNQNPRWDDAGNYIGGAWFDKATRRLYLAERGGDYPGVTDRIESRPMIHVFQVT from the coding sequence ATGCACGATATCTCAGACCTACTCAACATGCCCTCTCGCCGCAAGTTCTTGACGACCGCCTCTGGTCTCGCAGCTGCTGCCCTGGCCGCGCCCGTTGGCGCTCAGCCCAGCAACCCGCTGAACTTGCGCACCGATCCGCCACTCGTGAGCGCTTCCGATTTTCGCTATCTCGGTATGTTTTCAGTCGGTGCCGATATTATTGGTGTCACGCGCTGGGGGTACTCTGGCGCGGCCATGACCGGGCGGGTTGTCAACGGCGAGACGCGGCTCCTTCTCACCGGATCACACCAGTGCCCGCCCGACTTTCTGACCGGGGATCACGTCTACGAGATTTCCCCGCCAGCGACCTTCTCCATGAACCATCTTGCGCCGACCCACGCGACCTTCGTCCGCCGCTGGGGCAACATCTACGCTGGCGGACTGCCGGTCGTGGATACGAATGGGCGCCGTGTCCGTGGCCTGCTCTGGGACCCAACGATGAATGGAGTCTGGTACGCCTACGGCGCAGTCTACAACGTCTCGGGTTGGAACGACCCGTCCCTTGGCTGTGCGGTATTCAATGACCAGACTGGAACGGCCAGTTCCTTTGGCAACTGGCGCACGCAAGCCGGAAGCAAGATGTCTGGTGGCTACATGCTGGACATACCGAAGGGGTTCGCTGACAAGTACTGCGGCGGCTACACGATAGGAATGGGTGCAGGAACGACGTCAGGCAACGCAACCGCCCCGTGGGGGCCCGTCCTGTTTCCGGGCGAGCGCATTTCTGACTACACGACAAGGCCGCCAGACATCGTTCAGACGGCGAGCGCGGGACCTGGAGGGCCGAGTCCGAAATATTCGGTTCGAGCTCGAACTGCGCTGAAGCATGACATTGACCACCGCAAGTCGCGACCGGGACCCTATCGCTACTGCGGTTGGGGCAGGACACCGGGGTCGAACATTCCAGGGAATCCCGCGTACGAGTGCTCGAACGGCTTCTGGGACCAGCCCGGAAACAACCTGTGGTACCTCGACGGGTGTTTCGCCGCCGCGTGGATTGACCTACCGGACAAGCATGGTGTCTGCTTTTTCGCCAACCTGGATTGGCCGACGACGAAGCAACCGATCGTTCACCAATGGTACGGAGCCAAGCAATGCTGCCACGGTCATCTCGACATCCGGCACGATCCCAATACACCAGGTGACGGTAGTTCTGGTCAGCGATTGATGTGGCTCGTTTATCACCAGAACGACCTGGCCAACTCATTGAGCGGGCGAACCAACCCTTGGGACGTGCCTCACCGAACGCAGATCGACGTCTACAACGACTTCTTCAACCAGAATCCGCGATGGGACGATGCCGGCAACTATATCGGCGGGGCATGGTTCGACAAGGCGACGCGCCGACTCTATCTTGCCGAACGCGGCGGCGACTACCCCGGTGTGACCGACCGGATTGAGTCTCGCCCGATGATTCACGTGTTCCAGGTCACCTAA